A region from the Mesorhizobium sp. J8 genome encodes:
- a CDS encoding LacI family DNA-binding transcriptional regulator, whose translation MAKRPTIADLAREARVSVATVDRVLNARSPVRKETARRVCEAARAIGFNGAGLLHQRPRRNLPEYRLGFILREPAEHFFQDFARQVEATVASAPFRGTPIIEFAPSHAPGDLVALLEDVGARCHAIAMVAPDHPTITAAVAELKSNGIPVFSLFSDFAAGVREGYLGLNNRKVGRTAAWMFSKIAKRPGKVAVLAVSHRFQGPELRESGFRSYLREKAPTFEVLDTRVNPVTWQTTYEATLDLMQRESDLVGFYVADSGMEGVIAALREEGEGSDLVAIVNEITPESRAALADDVIAMAVATPLRRLCHELITLMARVIDTGAAATPWQTFLPFEIYLPENI comes from the coding sequence ATGGCTAAGCGTCCCACAATTGCTGATCTCGCCCGCGAAGCCAGGGTGAGCGTGGCCACGGTCGATCGGGTTTTGAACGCTCGTTCTCCGGTGCGGAAAGAGACCGCGAGGCGGGTCTGCGAGGCGGCCCGCGCCATCGGCTTTAACGGGGCTGGTTTGCTGCACCAACGCCCGCGGCGGAATTTGCCGGAGTACCGTTTGGGCTTCATCCTTAGGGAACCGGCCGAGCATTTCTTTCAGGATTTCGCACGCCAGGTCGAAGCTACAGTCGCTTCGGCGCCTTTCCGAGGCACTCCAATCATCGAATTCGCCCCGTCGCATGCACCTGGCGACCTAGTCGCGCTGCTCGAGGACGTGGGTGCACGCTGCCACGCGATCGCTATGGTAGCGCCGGATCATCCAACCATTACGGCAGCCGTCGCAGAACTCAAATCGAATGGCATCCCTGTCTTTTCGCTGTTTTCCGATTTCGCCGCAGGCGTACGCGAGGGCTATCTCGGTCTCAACAACCGGAAGGTTGGGCGCACGGCTGCCTGGATGTTTTCCAAAATTGCAAAACGGCCGGGCAAGGTGGCGGTCCTGGCCGTCAGCCACCGTTTCCAGGGACCCGAACTGCGAGAAAGCGGCTTTCGCTCATATTTGCGTGAGAAAGCGCCGACATTCGAGGTGCTCGATACGCGCGTGAATCCGGTTACGTGGCAGACTACCTACGAAGCTACACTCGATCTCATGCAACGTGAATCCGACCTTGTCGGCTTCTATGTCGCCGACTCAGGCATGGAAGGCGTCATCGCTGCGCTCCGGGAGGAGGGCGAAGGGAGTGATCTCGTCGCGATTGTCAACGAGATCACGCCGGAGTCACGGGCGGCGCTCGCCGACGACGTCATAGCGATGGCGGTCGCCACGCCCCTGCGCCGGCTTTGCCATGAGTTGATAACGCTGATGGCCAGGGTAATCGATACCGGCGCTGCGGCGACGCCATGGCAGACATTCCTGCCTTTCGAAATTTATTTGCCGGAAAATATTTGA
- a CDS encoding SidA/IucD/PvdA family monooxygenase: MQRRKTLLVGSGPANLALLTCLKERESPVLHSLEVLERRDSAEWHPGIVFQDSALQVSLFKDLAFLRNPASPFTFFSFLRDKELLYHFIHTNNLYPSRKLFSDYLVWVSRFFANKISFGKEAVAVRFRGEPPGPQSLAVTVRDVSSGTVSEIEAHDLVVSLGHEPYIPENLAVDPGRVVHSNFFLSHANEGMINANARVAVVGSGQSAGEIVRFLLQHREVSEVIVVGRRRLFEQTDDNPFVNDFYTYPHSLKFAELPLEDRKRFLSDTRNTNFSTVTKDILKDIYDLRFEDQVCGRDRLKLFAYSEITAARPLENGLRLDLCGIGGGPAPTTVEIDLLVCATGFSNRRHLSFLQPLQPRMEDADVSVDESFEVGLDRMAELHRLGPSPRVFLMNHSFGLRGLTEHTLGGLAERAAVVAEALQDGHVLHPAQDHPETVPAVWPT; the protein is encoded by the coding sequence ATGCAAAGGCGAAAGACACTGCTCGTGGGGAGCGGACCAGCAAACCTTGCACTGCTGACGTGCCTGAAGGAACGGGAATCCCCGGTTTTGCATTCGCTCGAAGTCCTTGAGCGCCGCGACAGTGCAGAATGGCACCCGGGCATCGTTTTTCAGGATTCGGCGCTCCAAGTGTCGCTATTCAAGGATCTGGCGTTCCTGAGGAATCCGGCAAGCCCCTTCACTTTCTTCTCATTCCTGCGTGACAAGGAGCTTCTCTATCACTTCATCCATACGAACAACCTGTATCCTTCGAGGAAGCTGTTCTCCGACTATCTGGTCTGGGTAAGCCGGTTCTTTGCAAATAAGATTTCTTTCGGCAAGGAGGCGGTGGCGGTTAGGTTCCGCGGGGAGCCGCCGGGACCCCAAAGCCTCGCCGTCACGGTCCGGGATGTTTCGAGCGGAACTGTTTCGGAAATCGAGGCTCACGACTTGGTCGTCAGCCTTGGGCACGAGCCATACATCCCCGAAAATCTGGCCGTTGATCCCGGCCGCGTGGTGCATTCAAATTTCTTCCTATCCCATGCGAACGAGGGAATGATCAATGCGAATGCCCGCGTTGCGGTCGTCGGGTCCGGGCAAAGCGCCGGCGAGATAGTCAGATTCCTGCTGCAACACCGGGAAGTATCGGAAGTTATTGTTGTTGGTCGGCGTCGCCTCTTCGAACAGACGGATGACAATCCATTCGTAAATGATTTCTACACTTATCCACACTCTCTAAAGTTCGCAGAGCTGCCACTCGAAGATCGCAAAAGGTTTCTTTCCGACACGAGGAACACGAACTTCTCCACCGTCACCAAGGACATCCTCAAAGACATCTATGATCTTCGCTTTGAGGACCAGGTGTGCGGACGCGACAGACTTAAGCTGTTCGCGTATTCGGAAATCACGGCGGCGAGGCCTCTCGAGAATGGTCTTCGTCTTGACCTATGCGGAATCGGAGGCGGGCCGGCACCGACGACGGTTGAAATTGATCTCCTGGTATGTGCGACGGGTTTTTCGAACCGCCGCCATCTATCGTTCCTCCAACCGCTGCAACCGCGCATGGAAGATGCCGACGTCTCTGTCGACGAATCCTTCGAAGTGGGCCTCGATCGGATGGCAGAATTGCATCGCTTGGGTCCGAGCCCTCGTGTCTTCCTGATGAACCACTCTTTTGGCCTGCGAGGCCTAACGGAGCACACACTCGGCGGTCTGGCCGAACGCGCGGCGGTGGTGGCTGAAGCGCTGCAAGACGGGCACGTGCTTCATCCTGCTCAGGATCACCCCGAGACCGTGCCAGCCGTATGGCCAACTTGA
- a CDS encoding sigma-54-dependent transcriptional regulator: MSSEKGPVIFVDDDEDVLPAARQMLELARFCPTVVNSAEAALARIDESFNGPVVSDIRMPGMNGLQLFERVKAIDPDIPVVLITGHGDVELAVAAIKDGAYDFISKPYETDRLLATLNRASEKRHLVLENRRLRDAVVQSAGDMPLLGNAPSMTALRQTLRQIADTDVDVLVEGETGTGKEVVADLLHRWSRRSAKPFVALNCGALPESVIESELFGHEAGAFTGAHKRRIGRVEYSNGGTLFLDEIESMPPALQVKLLRVLETRQITPLGTNETRSIDVRVVAATKVDLGNPATRGDFREDLYFRLNVVTVHIPPLRERREDIPVLFAHFLERASKRFRKPVWEITAPVRRHLMGHDWPGNVRELAHFADRVALGLEGTPRPLHRKEEPESNLPLSEKVNVYEATVIREALHQCEGDVKTTAEFLQLPRKTFYDKLKRHRIIPAEYRNSRG, from the coding sequence ATGAGTTCCGAAAAAGGTCCGGTCATTTTTGTTGATGACGACGAGGATGTGCTCCCAGCTGCAAGGCAGATGCTGGAACTTGCCCGCTTCTGCCCCACCGTCGTCAATTCGGCCGAGGCCGCACTCGCCAGAATCGATGAGAGCTTCAACGGTCCCGTTGTGAGCGACATCCGCATGCCTGGCATGAACGGTCTTCAGCTCTTTGAGCGGGTGAAGGCGATCGACCCGGACATTCCGGTTGTCCTGATCACGGGGCACGGCGACGTCGAGCTCGCCGTCGCCGCCATAAAAGACGGCGCCTACGACTTCATCTCAAAGCCATATGAGACCGACCGGCTTTTGGCGACGCTGAACCGCGCTTCGGAAAAACGGCACCTGGTCTTGGAAAACAGGCGTCTCAGGGACGCAGTCGTCCAATCCGCGGGCGATATGCCCCTGCTGGGGAACGCGCCCAGTATGACAGCGCTGCGCCAAACGCTCCGCCAGATCGCCGATACCGATGTGGATGTCCTTGTGGAGGGTGAAACCGGCACAGGCAAGGAGGTGGTCGCGGATCTGCTTCACCGATGGAGCAGGCGAAGCGCGAAGCCGTTTGTAGCTTTGAATTGCGGAGCGTTGCCTGAAAGCGTCATCGAAAGCGAACTTTTCGGGCACGAAGCAGGCGCGTTTACCGGGGCGCACAAGCGCAGAATCGGCCGCGTCGAATATTCGAACGGCGGCACGCTCTTCCTCGACGAAATCGAGTCCATGCCGCCTGCACTCCAGGTGAAACTTCTGAGGGTACTCGAAACCCGGCAGATCACGCCGCTCGGTACCAACGAGACCCGCAGCATCGACGTTCGTGTCGTGGCGGCGACAAAGGTCGACCTCGGCAATCCGGCCACACGTGGTGATTTCAGGGAAGACCTCTATTTCCGGCTAAACGTCGTGACGGTTCATATCCCGCCGCTTCGCGAGCGGCGCGAGGACATCCCGGTCCTCTTTGCACATTTCCTGGAACGCGCGTCCAAACGCTTCCGCAAGCCTGTATGGGAAATAACCGCGCCCGTGCGACGCCATCTCATGGGTCACGATTGGCCTGGCAATGTTCGCGAACTTGCGCATTTCGCCGATCGCGTTGCGCTGGGACTTGAAGGGACGCCGAGGCCGCTCCATCGAAAGGAAGAGCCGGAATCAAACCTCCCCCTTTCCGAGAAGGTCAACGTTTATGAGGCGACCGTCATCCGCGAGGCGTTGCACCAATGCGAAGGCGACGTGAAGACGACGGCCGAGTTTCTGCAATTGCCTCGCAAGACCTTTTACGACAAGCTGAAACGGCACCGGATAATTCCGGCTGAGTATCGAAACAGCCGCGGTTGA
- a CDS encoding carbonic anhydrase, whose product MHRRHLIKGFVAQGACLICAAAARADDAHWGYTGQVAPKHWADLDRKNFVCSAGTQQSPIDITNPIKADIPPIAVDWHKGRGKLVNNGHTIQINMPQGSKLTRGNRTFELIQFHFHAPSEHRIAGKIFPMEAHFVHKDTKSDSLGVLGVFLTPGATNASFAGLAAAFPPWPGTAMAVEVDPNGLLPASLGYWTYEGSLTTPPCSENVEWMLAKEPVEVDPADIEHFLSLYPFNARPILSPNRRFILGID is encoded by the coding sequence ATGCATCGCCGTCACCTGATCAAAGGGTTCGTTGCGCAGGGCGCTTGCCTCATCTGTGCCGCGGCCGCGCGAGCGGATGACGCCCATTGGGGGTACACTGGCCAGGTGGCGCCCAAGCACTGGGCGGATCTGGACAGGAAGAATTTCGTCTGTTCGGCGGGCACGCAGCAATCACCCATTGATATCACCAACCCGATCAAGGCGGACATACCGCCCATCGCCGTAGATTGGCACAAGGGCCGCGGCAAGCTGGTGAATAACGGCCACACCATTCAAATCAATATGCCGCAAGGCAGCAAGCTGACTCGTGGGAATCGCACCTTCGAATTGATCCAATTCCATTTTCATGCACCAAGCGAGCATCGCATCGCTGGCAAGATTTTTCCGATGGAGGCCCATTTCGTCCATAAAGACACAAAGAGCGACAGCTTGGGTGTCCTGGGGGTCTTTCTGACGCCCGGCGCGACAAATGCCAGCTTTGCCGGCCTGGCCGCGGCATTTCCCCCGTGGCCAGGCACGGCAATGGCCGTCGAGGTCGATCCCAACGGGCTTTTGCCGGCTTCGCTCGGCTACTGGACCTATGAGGGATCATTGACGACGCCCCCCTGCAGCGAGAACGTCGAATGGATGTTGGCAAAGGAACCGGTCGAGGTCGATCCTGCGGACATCGAGCACTTTCTGTCGCTCTACCCCTTTAATGCACGGCCGATCCTTTCACCTAATCGGCGCTTCATCCTAGGCATCGACTGA
- a CDS encoding MFS transporter: MISFAMGTFALLPVYLLSIGRNEIFFGSISSAGMAAAIFIVLLSPTLTRQFSVRRLAPVGGLLYAAGCATMLLNELSGMRATFPYFLSYMFQSGGWALHFTMGSICISALSSDADRPSSFMAYSAFSTLGLTCGPLLGSLLTHFTGLGTVDMFVLAMLAATTGSALSFWAVKRAPNIRKADIPNNAALTRDLSNILFSNSSPFFLLVLLSASIYTTLVNFQAPFASQSGLPYEIFFGSWAIAVVGSRFAIGPRVTRSAAGRTLPLLLGGMGVSLLGFHYSPGHPTIYAVTSLMTGITYGLSYPLMQSEAVRVTAPQSRTFVQIIFSLSYFLGLYLFPFVAGLVSVHLGYDVLTLLIAGLALLQTVIAILGYRAIRRKPAPTVAGNKG; encoded by the coding sequence TTGATTTCCTTTGCAATGGGCACCTTCGCGTTGCTTCCAGTGTACCTGTTGTCAATCGGGCGAAACGAAATCTTTTTTGGTTCGATTTCATCAGCCGGAATGGCGGCCGCCATATTCATAGTCCTGCTCAGTCCTACGCTGACGCGCCAATTTAGCGTGCGGCGGCTCGCACCGGTCGGCGGGCTTCTCTATGCGGCAGGCTGCGCGACCATGCTCCTGAACGAATTGTCGGGAATGCGCGCGACATTCCCTTACTTCCTGAGCTACATGTTTCAATCGGGTGGATGGGCGCTGCACTTCACTATGGGCTCGATATGCATTTCCGCCCTCTCAAGCGATGCGGACCGGCCGTCGAGCTTCATGGCCTACTCTGCATTCTCCACCTTAGGGTTGACCTGCGGACCACTGCTTGGCAGCCTCCTTACCCATTTCACCGGCTTGGGCACGGTGGATATGTTCGTTCTGGCAATGCTTGCCGCGACGACAGGTTCGGCTTTGTCATTTTGGGCAGTGAAACGCGCACCGAATATCCGCAAAGCCGATATTCCTAATAACGCGGCGCTCACGCGCGATCTTTCCAATATCCTATTCAGCAATTCCAGTCCTTTTTTTCTTCTCGTACTCTTATCCGCAAGCATTTACACTACACTGGTCAATTTCCAGGCTCCATTTGCGAGCCAGTCCGGCCTTCCGTACGAAATATTCTTTGGCTCTTGGGCGATAGCAGTAGTCGGCTCCAGATTTGCAATTGGTCCACGGGTAACTCGAAGCGCAGCCGGGCGCACGTTGCCGCTACTCCTGGGCGGGATGGGCGTTTCGCTTCTCGGCTTTCACTACTCTCCCGGCCACCCGACTATTTACGCAGTGACATCACTCATGACCGGGATAACTTACGGGTTGTCCTATCCCCTGATGCAGTCAGAAGCTGTCCGTGTAACTGCGCCGCAATCCCGGACCTTCGTGCAGATCATCTTCAGTCTTTCCTATTTTCTCGGCCTGTATTTATTCCCTTTCGTCGCCGGACTCGTCTCAGTTCACCTGGGGTACGACGTGCTGACGTTGTTAATTGCCGGCTTGGCCCTACTGCAAACGGTTATTGCTATCCTGGGCTATCGTGCCATCCGGCGGAAACCGGCGCCGACCGTGGCCGGTAACAAAGGCTGA
- a CDS encoding saccharopine dehydrogenase C-terminal domain-containing protein produces MGTIRGRCHVVIGAGPVGRAVALQLADQLDSFVVVVVDRSQSALAAARRLLGDLENVRFDASLDPSGLSVQTRSLIMATSWKDCRNLVAELLQRTHEASLHTPIVCVGRPDPDDPLRIPSDGPPVVLGAGLEPGLVEALVSLVAAELKDIRSIVTHCGGIPRIPEPPLNYSLAFGRRLPIEPRLALARINGQAITRNRFENVSSLFVDGVGLLEAYDDAMVSSTAADAHPSIPTLRQLTVRWPGFADGVRMLNRLGLLSGDEVEIGCARLQVRDVTEALLSRRSPNDGGDQVILDLAIEDRHGRVARWTSILRSALQERGFSSMAIATAVPVVAAVECVTRKQLRGPIHPGEANLADVAAIALGQMRRSRIAILAERATGLLATSTILGAAHAKAKDTARGERTSKPCTADVPEGTGIPGFAFARSP; encoded by the coding sequence ATGGGCACTATCCGCGGCAGGTGCCACGTCGTCATCGGAGCCGGTCCAGTCGGCCGGGCGGTGGCGCTTCAACTTGCGGATCAGCTGGACTCGTTCGTCGTCGTCGTGGTTGACAGGAGCCAATCTGCGCTTGCCGCGGCGCGACGGCTTCTGGGCGATCTCGAGAACGTGCGCTTCGACGCCTCGTTAGACCCATCCGGTCTTTCAGTTCAAACGCGATCGCTGATCATGGCTACGTCTTGGAAAGACTGCCGAAATCTGGTCGCCGAGCTTTTGCAGCGAACGCACGAGGCAAGTCTGCACACCCCTATTGTGTGCGTCGGCAGGCCGGACCCTGACGACCCTCTCCGAATACCGTCTGACGGTCCGCCCGTAGTCTTGGGAGCAGGTCTCGAACCAGGATTGGTCGAAGCTTTGGTCTCGCTGGTTGCGGCCGAACTAAAGGACATAAGGAGCATAGTAACTCATTGCGGAGGGATTCCCAGAATTCCGGAACCTCCGCTGAACTATTCTCTCGCCTTTGGGCGTCGGCTGCCAATAGAGCCAAGGCTCGCGTTGGCTCGAATCAATGGCCAAGCCATTACGCGAAATCGTTTCGAAAACGTGTCTTCGCTATTCGTGGATGGTGTCGGCCTTCTCGAGGCATACGATGACGCAATGGTTTCATCGACGGCCGCGGACGCTCATCCTAGCATTCCGACACTTCGTCAGTTGACTGTGCGGTGGCCGGGCTTTGCGGATGGTGTTCGGATGTTGAATCGCCTTGGGCTACTGTCCGGCGACGAGGTCGAGATCGGGTGCGCGCGCCTGCAGGTCAGGGATGTCACCGAGGCCCTTTTAAGTCGCCGGAGTCCAAACGACGGTGGCGACCAGGTCATCCTTGACCTCGCAATTGAGGACCGTCACGGGCGGGTTGCCCGCTGGACGTCTATCCTTCGCTCCGCGCTTCAGGAGCGAGGTTTCTCAAGCATGGCTATCGCCACCGCGGTTCCGGTGGTCGCGGCCGTGGAATGCGTAACGCGCAAACAGTTGCGGGGCCCCATACACCCCGGCGAAGCCAATCTCGCCGACGTCGCCGCGATTGCCCTCGGCCAAATGCGGAGAAGCCGGATCGCTATCTTAGCCGAGCGCGCGACCGGGCTGTTGGCAACAAGCACGATTTTGGGAGCCGCTCATGCAAAGGCGAAAGACACTGCTCGTGGGGAGCGGACCAGCAAACCTTGCACTGCTGACGTGCCTGAAGGAACGGGAATCCCCGGTTTTGCATTCGCTCGAAGTCCTTGA
- a CDS encoding ATP-binding protein yields the protein MNFRGRSAVGRFLWLAVLLVLLGSAIGFFVFATGRIAGTRAESVLRDRALAARPLAADTLKGDIEKQRLIPRVLARDDAVQEMLRSPRTGGQAALDDKLRAIARDAASSVIYVINSEGTTVAASNAGEPTSFVGRDYRFRHYFAEAMATGMATQYALGNVSARPGLFLSSRIDGPDGPLGVVVVKVELDRVESSWRESGFIVFTTDERGVVLSTSVPQWRFGAPSPLSEEEVEISRDRLQMPGGAFERVPLSYHGGNLVTASPTGKTAGFVAVSQDLGKVVPGWQLSLLIPADAEISAAMMRARATTLLALVLVGVVVFVLVRRRRAIRQRQESLARMNAELEHRVHLRTSELRRSNEALAAEIAERENAEARVRRLRDELAQANRLSILGQIAAGVAHEINQPVTAIRTYAENATRLLQGDRPQETAGNLKSIIAITGRIGTITETLRSFSRRATGFVGPVPAEEAIDGALSLLAGRVRESGATIERTRTDLSLMVMASCIRLEQILVNLLQNSLDAVKGLPEARIEIALAVKSETVAISVRDNGPGLAPEIRKSLFMPFTTSKQKGLGLGLAISAEIAQELGGSLRLDADHENGASFTIELRRAE from the coding sequence ATGAACTTCCGTGGCAGATCGGCCGTCGGTCGATTTCTCTGGCTCGCGGTTTTGCTCGTGCTTCTTGGGTCGGCCATCGGTTTTTTCGTTTTTGCAACGGGCCGTATCGCCGGCACCAGAGCTGAGTCTGTACTGCGTGACCGTGCTCTTGCCGCGCGCCCACTTGCTGCCGACACTTTGAAGGGGGACATCGAGAAGCAACGGCTGATTCCGCGGGTCCTGGCGCGCGATGATGCGGTTCAGGAGATGCTTCGCAGTCCGCGTACCGGCGGGCAAGCTGCGCTCGACGACAAGCTTCGCGCCATCGCGCGCGACGCCGCCTCTTCTGTTATTTACGTCATCAACAGCGAGGGAACGACGGTTGCTGCGAGCAACGCCGGTGAGCCGACCAGTTTCGTCGGCCGCGATTACCGCTTCCGTCACTATTTCGCCGAGGCGATGGCCACGGGCATGGCTACGCAATACGCGCTTGGCAACGTCAGCGCGCGCCCCGGCCTCTTCCTGTCAAGCCGGATCGATGGACCGGACGGACCGCTCGGTGTCGTTGTGGTGAAGGTCGAACTCGACCGCGTGGAGTCGAGCTGGCGCGAGAGCGGTTTCATAGTGTTCACGACCGATGAGCGCGGCGTCGTTCTTTCTACCAGCGTGCCTCAATGGCGGTTTGGCGCTCCCTCGCCGCTTTCTGAAGAGGAAGTGGAAATATCCCGCGATCGTTTGCAAATGCCTGGCGGAGCCTTCGAGCGCGTCCCGCTGTCCTATCATGGCGGCAATCTCGTCACCGCAAGTCCTACGGGCAAGACGGCCGGTTTCGTCGCGGTTTCGCAGGATCTCGGTAAAGTGGTTCCAGGCTGGCAGCTGTCACTGCTCATTCCTGCCGATGCAGAGATTTCCGCAGCGATGATGAGGGCCCGTGCGACAACGCTGCTTGCCCTCGTGCTCGTGGGAGTTGTCGTTTTCGTTCTGGTTCGACGGCGCCGAGCAATCCGACAACGGCAGGAATCGCTTGCGCGTATGAACGCCGAACTGGAACATCGCGTCCACCTGCGTACATCAGAACTTCGCCGCTCGAACGAAGCGCTCGCAGCTGAGATCGCCGAGCGCGAGAACGCCGAGGCAAGAGTGCGCCGCCTACGTGATGAACTCGCCCAAGCGAACCGTCTCTCGATTCTCGGGCAGATTGCAGCTGGAGTTGCCCACGAGATCAATCAGCCGGTGACAGCAATTCGCACCTATGCCGAAAATGCTACACGACTTCTCCAAGGCGATAGGCCGCAGGAAACCGCAGGAAATCTGAAATCGATCATTGCGATAACGGGGAGGATCGGAACGATCACGGAAACGCTGAGGTCGTTTTCCCGCCGCGCCACCGGTTTTGTGGGGCCGGTACCGGCGGAAGAAGCGATTGACGGGGCGCTTTCGCTCCTTGCGGGCCGAGTCCGCGAATCCGGGGCGACAATCGAACGGACGCGGACCGATTTGTCTCTGATGGTGATGGCAAGCTGCATTCGACTGGAGCAGATCCTCGTCAATCTTCTCCAGAATTCGCTCGATGCGGTGAAGGGCCTGCCGGAGGCGAGGATCGAGATCGCGCTGGCTGTGAAGAGCGAAACTGTTGCGATTTCGGTTCGGGACAACGGTCCTGGCCTCGCCCCTGAAATTCGCAAGAGCCTTTTCATGCCATTCACCACAAGCAAGCAAAAGGGACTTGGTCTTGGCCTGGCCATTTCGGCTGAAATCGCCCAGGAACTCGGCGGCTCGCTGCGGCTCGATGCCGACCACGAGAACGGGGCTTCCTTCACCATCGAACTGAGGCGTGCCGAATGA
- the tdh gene encoding L-threonine 3-dehydrogenase — translation MSNMMKALVKAKAEPGIWMEEVPVPEIGPNDVLIKVKKTAICGTDVHIYNWDQWAQKTVPVPMVTGHEFVGTVADCGAAVTEYKVGQRVSGEGHIVCGHCRNCRAGRGHLCRNTLGVGVNRPGAFGEYMAIPQHNVVPIPDDVPDEIAAIFDPLGNAVHTALSFDLVGEDVLVTGAGPIGIMGALVAQCVGARKVVITDINPVRLDLARKLGVQHVVDASKEKLRDVMPSIGMTEGFDVGLEMSGAAPAFRDMIDTMNNGGKIAILGIAPTGFEIDWNKVIFKMLHLKGIYGREMFETWYKMIALVQGPLDVSGLITHRIGIDDFQVGFDAMRSGSSGKVVMDW, via the coding sequence ATGTCCAACATGATGAAGGCGCTGGTGAAGGCCAAGGCCGAGCCGGGCATCTGGATGGAAGAGGTGCCGGTGCCAGAAATTGGCCCCAACGACGTGCTGATCAAGGTCAAGAAGACCGCGATCTGCGGCACCGACGTCCACATCTACAACTGGGACCAGTGGGCGCAGAAGACCGTGCCGGTGCCGATGGTGACCGGCCATGAATTCGTCGGCACGGTTGCCGATTGCGGCGCGGCGGTCACCGAATACAAGGTCGGCCAGCGCGTCTCGGGCGAGGGTCATATCGTCTGCGGCCATTGCCGCAACTGTCGCGCGGGCAGGGGGCATCTGTGCCGCAACACGCTCGGCGTCGGCGTCAACCGTCCGGGCGCCTTCGGCGAATACATGGCGATCCCGCAGCACAATGTCGTACCGATCCCCGACGACGTGCCGGACGAGATCGCGGCCATCTTCGATCCGCTAGGCAACGCGGTCCACACGGCATTGTCGTTCGATTTGGTCGGCGAGGACGTGCTGGTCACCGGAGCCGGCCCGATCGGCATCATGGGCGCGCTGGTCGCGCAATGCGTCGGCGCGCGCAAAGTCGTCATCACCGACATCAACCCGGTCAGGCTGGATCTGGCGCGCAAGCTCGGCGTCCAGCACGTCGTCGACGCCTCGAAGGAGAAGCTGCGCGACGTCATGCCTTCTATCGGCATGACCGAGGGTTTTGACGTCGGGCTTGAGATGTCGGGCGCAGCGCCCGCCTTCCGCGACATGATCGACACCATGAACAATGGCGGCAAGATCGCCATTCTCGGCATCGCGCCGACCGGCTTCGAGATCGACTGGAACAAGGTCATCTTCAAGATGCTGCATCTCAAGGGCATCTACGGCCGCGAGATGTTCGAGACCTGGTACAAGATGATCGCCCTGGTGCAAGGCCCGCTCGATGTTTCGGGGCTAATCACGCACCGCATCGGCATCGATGATTTCCAGGTTGGGTTCGATGCGATGCGGAGCGGTAGTTCTGGCAAGGTGGTGATGGATTGGTGA